The Paracoccus liaowanqingii genome window below encodes:
- the ftsL gene encoding cell division protein FtsL, translating to MRSLTYLGCVLVVMGLAFWAYRENYATQASMGQMSQVQREIAGLREELGVLRAEWAFLNRPDRLSQLVDLNFERLQLVPVETGQVLDLGHVDYPKPPPPPDLPTDPLADPATQPQLSEEPQP from the coding sequence ATGCGGTCGCTGACCTATCTGGGCTGCGTGCTGGTGGTCATGGGCCTGGCCTTCTGGGCCTATCGCGAGAATTACGCCACCCAGGCCTCGATGGGCCAGATGTCCCAGGTCCAGCGCGAGATCGCGGGCCTGCGCGAGGAGCTGGGCGTGCTGCGGGCCGAATGGGCCTTCCTGAACCGCCCCGACCGGCTGAGCCAGCTGGTCGACCTGAACTTCGAGCGCCTGCAGCTTGTCCCGGTCGAGACCGGCCAGGTCCTGGATCTGGGCCATGTCGACTATCCCAAGCCGCCCCCGCCGCCCGACCTGCCGACCGATCCGCTGGCAGATCCCGCCACCCAACCCCAACTCTCCGAGGAACCAC
- a CDS encoding DUF1127 domain-containing protein: MAVIAQAHSTTAEAGLRGRLLTAIQRMQENRARRAVYRQTVRELNALTTRDLDDLGISRSMITRLAHEAAWGSAS, encoded by the coding sequence ATGGCTGTTATCGCCCAAGCACACAGCACCACCGCCGAAGCCGGCCTGCGTGGACGCCTGCTGACCGCGATCCAGCGGATGCAGGAAAACCGCGCCCGCCGCGCCGTGTACCGCCAGACCGTGCGTGAACTCAACGCGCTGACCACCCGCGATCTCGACGATCTGGGCATCAGCCGTTCGATGATCACCCGCCTGGCCCACGAAGCGGCCTGGGGCTCGGCCTCTTAA
- the rsmH gene encoding 16S rRNA (cytosine(1402)-N(4))-methyltransferase RsmH, with protein MTAPHIPVLLAPLLRAVAPVTGTWLDGTFGAGGYARGLLEAGADLVIGVDRDPAVVAMADAWRAPYGDRLRLVEGTFSEMDRLAGQMLDGVVLDLGVSSMQLDQADRGFSFMRDGPLDMRMGGDVPSAADLLNTADEGVIADALYHYGEERASRRIAKAIVAARPLTRTAQLAEIVSGCLPRPKPGQSHPATRSFQAIRIWVNDEFGQLVAGLSAAERALKPGGQLAVVSFHSLEDRIVKRFMQARSDQGGGGNRYAPVQDVLQPGFTLPFRRAIGPDPDELSGNPRARSALLRVGIRTEAPAGTVEAKALAMPHLPGKERG; from the coding sequence ATGACCGCACCCCACATCCCCGTCCTGCTGGCGCCGCTGCTGCGTGCCGTCGCGCCCGTGACCGGCACCTGGCTGGACGGCACCTTCGGCGCGGGCGGCTATGCGCGCGGGCTGCTGGAGGCCGGGGCCGATCTGGTGATCGGCGTGGACCGCGACCCCGCCGTCGTCGCCATGGCGGACGCCTGGCGCGCGCCCTATGGCGACCGGCTGCGGCTGGTCGAGGGCACGTTTTCCGAGATGGACCGCCTGGCGGGGCAGATGCTGGACGGGGTGGTGCTGGATCTGGGCGTCAGCTCGATGCAGCTGGATCAGGCCGATCGCGGGTTCTCGTTCATGCGCGACGGGCCCCTGGACATGCGGATGGGCGGCGACGTGCCCTCGGCCGCCGATCTGCTGAACACCGCCGACGAGGGGGTAATCGCGGACGCGCTGTATCATTACGGCGAGGAGCGCGCCTCGCGCCGCATCGCCAAGGCCATCGTCGCGGCCCGTCCCCTGACCCGCACCGCGCAGCTGGCCGAGATCGTGTCGGGCTGCCTGCCGCGCCCCAAGCCCGGGCAGAGCCATCCGGCCACCCGCAGCTTCCAGGCGATCCGCATCTGGGTGAATGACGAGTTCGGCCAGCTGGTGGCGGGGCTGTCGGCGGCGGAACGGGCGCTGAAGCCCGGCGGGCAGCTGGCCGTGGTCAGCTTCCATTCGCTGGAGGACCGGATCGTCAAGCGCTTCATGCAGGCGCGCTCGGACCAGGGCGGGGGCGGCAACCGCTATGCCCCGGTGCAGGACGTGCTGCAGCCCGGCTTCACCCTGCCGTTCCGCCGCGCCATCGGGCCGGATCCCGACGAGCTGTCGGGCAACCCGCGCGCCCGGTCGGCGCTGCTGCGCGTGGGCATCCGGACCGAGGCCCCGGCGGGCACGGTCGAGGCCAAGGCGCTGGCCATGCCGCACCTGCCCGGCAAGGAGCGCGGCTGA
- a CDS encoding Mrp/NBP35 family ATP-binding protein: MSLSRETVLTAISDIGLPQGGTLGQADLIRALSIDEGTVRFVLEVENAATAQALAPVEAEARARLERLPGVTKVQIVMTASANAAPPKAVSGQGAAPSLKIGGHAKPQAGPQAIPGVRHIVAIGSGKGGVGKSTVTSNLAVALARAGRKVGLLDADIYGPSQPRMMGVSGRPASPDGQRIDPMHAHGVTVMSIGLMLKEGEALVWRGPMLMGALQQLLQQVNWGELDVLLIDLPPGTGDVQLSLCQKAPVTGAIIVSTPQDVALLDARRAIDMFNKLKTPVLGLIENMSTYICPQCGHEAHLFGHGGVAAEAETLGLPFLGELPLQLEVRLAGDSGRPAALGEGTVAQAYERLAKRLIDGGIA; this comes from the coding sequence ATGTCCCTCTCCCGCGAAACGGTCCTTACGGCAATCTCGGATATCGGTCTTCCCCAGGGGGGGACGCTGGGTCAGGCGGACCTGATCCGGGCGCTGTCCATCGACGAGGGCACCGTGCGATTCGTCCTCGAGGTCGAGAATGCGGCCACCGCGCAGGCCCTTGCGCCGGTCGAGGCCGAGGCGCGGGCCCGGCTGGAGCGCCTGCCCGGCGTGACGAAGGTGCAGATCGTCATGACCGCCTCGGCCAATGCCGCGCCGCCCAAGGCGGTGTCGGGGCAGGGGGCGGCGCCGTCCCTGAAGATCGGCGGCCATGCCAAGCCGCAGGCCGGACCGCAGGCGATCCCCGGCGTGCGCCATATCGTGGCGATCGGGTCGGGCAAGGGCGGGGTGGGCAAGTCCACCGTCACCTCGAACCTGGCGGTCGCCCTGGCGCGGGCCGGGCGCAAGGTGGGGCTGCTGGACGCCGACATCTACGGCCCCTCGCAGCCGCGCATGATGGGGGTGTCGGGGCGGCCCGCCAGCCCCGACGGGCAGCGCATCGATCCCATGCACGCCCATGGCGTCACCGTCATGTCCATCGGCCTGATGCTGAAGGAGGGCGAGGCGCTGGTCTGGCGCGGCCCGATGCTGATGGGCGCGCTTCAGCAGCTGCTGCAGCAGGTGAACTGGGGCGAGCTGGACGTGCTGCTGATCGACCTGCCGCCCGGCACCGGCGACGTGCAGCTGAGCCTGTGCCAGAAGGCCCCGGTCACCGGCGCCATCATCGTGTCGACTCCGCAGGACGTGGCGCTGCTGGACGCGCGCCGGGCCATCGACATGTTCAACAAGCTCAAGACCCCTGTTCTGGGGCTGATCGAGAACATGTCCACCTATATCTGCCCGCAATGCGGGCACGAGGCGCATCTGTTCGGCCATGGCGGCGTCGCCGCCGAGGCCGAGACCCTGGGCCTTCCGTTCCTCGGAGAGTTGCCGCTGCAGCTGGAGGTTCGCCTTGCGGGCGATTCGGGCAGACCCGCCGCCCTGGGCGAGGGAACGGTCGCGCAGGCCTATGAACGGCTGGCGAAACGCCTGATTGACGGCGGAATCGCCTGA
- a CDS encoding division/cell wall cluster transcriptional repressor MraZ — MARKFRGTESVKVDGKGRMSIPARLRRVFDAGDPSFAGANTGRTQVVAVYGPDWWNWIELYSIEAIEQIDEQIDRLTRGSQERRWLELLMNGQSTDLEIDREGRLVLPAKLREKLGFAEGTETVFESRGDYVQVYHPASRPKDVEALEDFAASKGPEFDPRAFLHQTDGA, encoded by the coding sequence GTGGCGCGGAAGTTCAGAGGCACCGAAAGCGTCAAGGTCGATGGCAAGGGGCGCATGTCGATCCCGGCCCGCCTGCGCCGCGTCTTCGATGCCGGTGACCCGTCCTTCGCAGGTGCCAATACCGGACGCACCCAAGTCGTCGCCGTCTATGGCCCCGACTGGTGGAACTGGATCGAGCTGTATTCCATCGAGGCCATCGAACAGATCGACGAGCAGATCGACCGCCTGACCCGCGGCAGCCAGGAACGCCGCTGGCTGGAGCTGCTGATGAACGGACAATCCACCGATCTTGAAATCGACCGCGAGGGCCGGCTGGTCCTGCCCGCCAAGCTGCGCGAGAAGCTGGGCTTCGCCGAGGGCACCGAGACGGTCTTCGAATCGCGCGGCGATTACGTGCAGGTCTATCACCCCGCATCGCGTCCCAAGGATGTCGAGGCGCTGGAGGATTTCGCCGCCAGCAAGGGCCCCGAATTCGACCCCCGCGCCTTCCTGCACCAGACCGACGGGGCCTGA